CCTCAAGAGGACCGATTCAGCTTCAAGGATCTCCTACTCACCACCTGCTTCTCCTTTATCCCCTCATTAGCGacgattcttcttcttctgcaaaTCCCCCACCACTAAACACCACGCTCAATTTTCTCCATTTATAACCCTCTTGCTGTAGTATCTTCAATTCCATTTAGATCTATTAAAAAGTTAATGACTTAGAGATTTTAAAATGACTTTCCTTTATTGTTTGGTAAAAGAAATCTTAACAAAAGGTTCAACAAAGAAAACCAGAAGGAAGAAGTCCTTTAACTAAAACATAAAACAACCGAGACAATAACACAAACACCTTGTGTGCAGAATCATCATCCAATTCACAGTCATAATCACAGCCAAACCACAATCACAACCGCTGAAACTCACTCACAAGTGCAGCGTGTGCAACAAAGCCTTCCCACCTTACCAAGCACTCGACGGCCACAAAGCCAGCCACTGCAAATCCTCATCGGAAACTCATCCCGCCACCGCCGTCAACGACAACGTCTCGACCTCCACTGTCACGGTCATCAGCAACAGCGGGAAGATGCACAAGTGTTCAATCTGTCACAAGAGCTTCCCTACTGGCCAGACCCTTGACGGTCGCAAGCGGTGCCACTACGAAATGACAAGAGCAGCAACAATAACCACAGCAGCGTCAACGCCGCCAATACCGACATCGCTGTGACTACTACTGAGGGCGGCGACGCCTCCTCCTCCGCTCATAGCCTTTGCAGATTTGACCTGAACCTCCTGCGCCACTGACGGAATTCAGTGTTTTGGGGAAGGAAGAGGAGGAGATTTATTCTCAATTAATACATTAAGTGAGGACTACTTTGTAAatgataaaattaataataacagaaaaacaaaaagaaaaagtgcTTAATTAATTACACTATGGATTTATTTAATTGGTACACATCATCTTATGAATCATACCCCAACTAAGTATTGTGGTATCATACCAAGCACCTTTCTTTTCTTATAGCATGTGGTGAGCAAGCCAGCTCGAGTCAGCCAGACTAGGTCCCTTTGAGAGCCTTtgcatccaaacacacacttatgTACTTTGGTGATATTTTAAAAAGTCATTTACCACGGCATGAACTCATATCAATATTCAATTATATAGGTGAAACATTATGGCAGAAAGGGGAAAAAATCTGCGCTATTAATGATTTACATAGTTGATGGTAGTAGGTTCTATTCAATCCAAAATTCAAATCAATTCAATCTTGCTTCCTCAAATCCTTATAAAACCTCTTTATGAACTCTTCCGCCGCCTTGTCCACCTGGTTGTCCTTTTCATCCTCCGCCTCTCGCAGCGGAAACGGCGAGTCTGTCACCCTCAACTGCCTCACCTTCCCGGGAAGAGCAGGGGAATAGAACACCTCTgtatcactgttcagcatctccAGCACCGCCTTCACGGCGTTTGCAGTCACCGCCTCGTCATCCTGCCTGGGCGGCACGTGAGCGCTGGTGAAGAAGTGGTTGTTGTGATGGTTGCTGTGGCGGTTGCGCTTCCCGGTGGAGAAGAAGTTGTAGTTGGGGGTGTTGCTGCAGCTGAACTCATACTCCCTGGAGGCAGAGAATTGAGGGtgtgaggtggtggtggcgccGCCGTGGTTGTGGTGGAACATGAGGTTGGCAATGGCTTTGCCGGCGAGCTTGCCGCGGCgtctgagcatgatatttttGAGATCCATCATGAGCTTGCCTTTTAAGATGCCTTTTCTCAACATGAAGTAAACCACACGTACCATACTCCACACTCTTTTAGCTACTGCTGGTGCATTACTTTCCATTTCCATTTCTACTTCTTGTTTTTCTTTAGTTTTCTTTTAGAAATAAGAAAGATGTTTTTGTTTGAATgatttgagagagagagagagatatttTGAATTGAGAGAGAAGAGGAAATGGTTTGAATGGCAAGAGGGATGGTGTGATGGGGGTGTATATATAGTGGTAGCAGGAGATGGgtgaaaagaagagaagaagaaaattgtgGAGGTAATGAGTTGCTTTGTTTTACTATTATTTTAATGAGAGCATTATTGGGGGAGGCTCTACTTTAGGAATGGAGAGGAGAGGAAGTAAAGTAAGTAAAGAGTGTGGTTGcctgtaaaaaaaaagtaaagagtGTGGTTAGGTTGAAACCAACCTCAAGCTAGCCGCACATTGAAGGGCCAATTCCATACTTTAGATGTTCAACATATTTGTGTTTTATGTTTACTAGAGATATATTAACATATTCTTGGTAATGAGTAGAGTAACCTTGATCCCTTAATCACTTTTATTTTTTCGTAGAGTTAGACATAACTCATATTCTAAAAAGATTAATCGCTCCTTAAAAAAAGTAAGATTAATCCTTATTCATCTCCTCACATGACCTAGAAATAAAAATAGCGCATAAATTTGCATGTCCATATCCTCTTAAACCATATTCAATCAATGTAGTTTTAAGTTGCTGGCAACGACTCTACAATACCTGGCCTATcttattcttattttaataGAGACGAACAAATCGAATTATACTAGATAATCTCCAAAAATTTTAGAGGGGTCGACCTTGGCTTCGCCTTCATTGATTGTTTGttgctggaaaaaaaattgtggAAAGTGGATTCCTCGCTTAGATGTAAGGAGATGGTTTGGCGTGCTTGTCTTAATCTTCTCATGGTTCGATCTAATCTGATAGTCTGAGACCGAGATGGACTCAGTGTGTTCAAGGTGCCTTTTCGCTCCTAAGACCACATGCCATGCGCCTATGCAATGATGGTTTTGGCTACTGCAATGACACACTCCTATTTCTGCTTATGATATGGTTGGTTTAGTTTCATAGTTCGAGATTATAATGGTGATGTCCTAGCCACGACGACCTCATGAGCTTCTCCTGCTGTCTTATCTCCGGTTACGTTCTTGCAAAGGCTAGATGCTTAATGGAGCTCTTTCTCATCTAGCTGTCGACCTTTGTTTCCATTGTGTTTGTTTTCAAACGGATTGCATGCATGATCTAGTTTGAGGATTGGAAGAGACCTTCCGAGGGGACACTCTTACTTGACTTTTATTGTTAGGGATAGCCCTgacttaatttttaattttattctgttgATCTATTATTTGTTTGTAGGTCAGGTGATTCTATTGCAGATTTTTGGCTAAACACTTTTTTAAGACTAGGAAAACTCTAGAATAAAGGAAAATCTCAAACACAGTTGTTAATCCATTTAGGCCTATCCTTAATAAAAGAGCGAGGCCCAATATCAGTAGAGCTaccatttatatatcattatggTAATGGGAAACTAAAAGCATTATTTGTTAAACAAACATCAAATTGTTAACCTGATTCTTTGTATGTGGGTCTTCTTCCTATGGTGAGGTatgttaaattattttaataattaatgtgGCCCATGTAACTTATAGAACTAACTTTATGAAAAGATCCTTAATGTGATGGTCATTAGGATATTAAAGCAATTAAAGTTAGTTGGGGgtttcaaaattcaattttgaattcCCTCTCCTCTTCCTTCAGAAAATTAAATGATGAGTGGGTGGTTACAATAACCAACCTACAATAAAGGGTTTACTGAACAGTTTTCAAAGGAACGtattctgcttctcttctcatCCATCAGAGAAGGACTGAAAGTGGAAGACAAAGAGGAGAGAAAAAGATTCAGAGAGCATAAGGATTTCTTCATGGATTCTGGCATGAATCCAGGTTAGTTATCTCCTCCCTTTAAAGTTAGTGAGaatcatataaattaaaaatcctGGCTTAGGTTTTCTGTATGTTGAAAACCCTAGAGTGGATAAAATTtgcttacaattggtatcagagcaaggttGCAAATTTTATGATTCTTCATGAAAGTGTTTTTCTAATTTTAACGAATCCTGATTTTGAATTTAGAATTTATAGAAGGGTAATATGTGCGTTGTCCAAGGTCTGAAAGACCTAAGAGATCAGCTATTTCAGATGAATATGTGATTTATTCACTTGAGAATGCTGTGACTTGAGCATTGATGAGGATCCAGTATCATTCAAACAAGCCATGGAATGTATCAATTCTGAAAAGTGGTTCAATGCTATGAAAGAAGAGTTAAAATCTATGGACGACAATAAAGTATGGGAACTAGTCGAGTTGCCTCAAGGTTCAAAACGAGTCGGATGCAAGTGGGTCTTTAAGACTAAACGTGACTCGAAAGGCAACATTGAAAGATATAAGGCTAGACTTGTCGCCAAGGTTTATACTCAAAAGGATGGCATTGACTACAAAGAAACCTTCTCTCCAGTTTCTAAGAAGGACTCTTTGAGAATTGTCATGGCTTTGGTGGCTCATTATGACCTAGAGCTTCACCAAATGGACGTAAAGACcgcttttctgaatggtgactTGGAAGAAGAAGTTTATATGGACCAACCAGAGGATTTCTTGACCACAGGAAAGGATAATTTGGTGTGTAAGTTAAAGAAATCAATATATGGACTAAAACAAGCTTCCCGACAATGGTATCTCAAGTTCAATGATACTATTACGTCATTTGGTTTTGTAGAGAACACCGTTGATCGGTGTATCTATATGAAGGTCAGTGGGAGCAAGTTTATTATTTTGgttctgtatgttgatgatatcctACTTGCTGCTAATGATATGAGTTTGTTACATAATGTAAAGAAATTTCTCTCTAACAACTTTGAAATGAAAGATATGGGTGAGGCATCCTATGTTACAGGAATAGAAATATTCCGTAATAGATCAGAAGGATTGTTGGGATTGTCTCAGAAAGGTTATATCAATAAAGTGTTAGAGAGATTTAGAATGAAAAGTAGCTCCGCAGGAATAGTTCCAATTCAGAAAGGGGACAAGTTTAGTAATATGCATTGTCCTAAGAATGatttggaacgaaaggaaatGGAGTCTATTCCCTATGCATCAGTGGTTGGGAGTTTGATGTATGCTCAAACATGCACTCGGCCAGATATCAACTTTGCTGTTGGAATGTTAGGCCAATATCAAAGTAATCCCGGAATGGACCACTGGAAAGCTGCAAAGAAAGTCCTTAGGTACTTACAAGGCACCAAGGATCACATGCTTACATACAGGAGGTCATATCACATTGAAGTGGTTGGCTACTCGGATTCAGActatgctggatgtgtagattCAAGGAAATCTACATTTGGTTATGTATTTTTGCTCtctggtggagcaatatcatggaACAGTGCAAAACAATCAGTTATTGCTACTTCAACTATGGAAGCTGAATTTGTGGCTTGCTTTGAGGCCAGTATTCATGCATTATGGTTGCGGAATTTTATCTTAGGGCTTGGTATTGTCGACAGTATAGAAAGGCCGCTaagaatttattgtgataattcTGCAGCTGTCTTCTTCTCTAAGAATGATAAGTACTCTAAGGGTGCAAAGCACATGGATTTAAAGTACTTAGCTGTCAAAGAAGAAGTGCAGAAACATAGAGTGTCTATTGAGCATGTTGGTACTGATATGATGATAGCGGATCCGCTAACTAAGGGATTACCGCCCAAAACATTTTCTGGCCATGTTGTAGAGAAGGGCATTATAGACAAGTCCTTGTTAGCATAATATTATTGAATGCATATGTACATATGATGGATTTGCTTGTATGGACATGACACTTATGAATTCAATTAAATAtgtgtttctgtttgttttaCTTGTTATTCATAGTACGGTGTATACGTGTATGGCTTAGATGAGATAACAAGTTGTGTTTTGTTTGAAAACATTAAAGTTGAACATTGCAGGAAGTGTTCATTAAAGTTGTTTTGATTTGAGTTGGTTCTGTGATACATGGAAGGGATCATGTTGCATGATGACTTGTGACCGCCATGATCCGATCATCTCATTTCAATTAAAGATGATGACCTGATAAATTTCAGCGTAAAGTGCGCAGTTATGGTTTGTTGAATCTTCAAGTCGTCACATGGGCCAAGTGGGAGattgttaaattattttaataattaatgtgGCCCATGTAACTTATAGAACTAACTTTATGAAAAGATCCTCAATGTGATGGTCATTAGGATATTAAAGCAGTTAAAGTTAGTTGGGGgtttcaaaattcaattttgaattcCCTCTCCTCTTCCTTCAGAAAATTAAATGATGAGTGGGTGGTTACAATAACCAACCTACAATAAAGGGTTTACTGAGCAGTTTTCAAAGGAACGtattctgcttctcttctcatCCATCAGAGAAGGACTGAAAGTGGAAGGCAAAGAGGAGAGAAAAGGATTCAGAGAGCATAATGATTTCTTCATGGATTCTGGCATGAATCCAGGTTAGTTATCTCCTCCCTTTAAAGTTAATGAGaatcatataaattaaaaattctgGCTTAGGTTTTCTGTATGTTGAAAACCCTAGAGTGGATAAAATTTGGTTACAAGGTATATATATGATGAGCACTTTCTTTCATATAGATATAGCCATCACTTAACCAGCTTAAGCAGCAGAAAAGTGGTAATTTAGAAAACATAGGAAAAACATGTACATTAGtttatataaagaaaaaaaaagaggaaaagcAATGTGGGGAAGAGGAGGGAAAAGCAAAAGTTGAGAAAAGGCAACAATATTTTGAAGAAGGGACAGCTATAGTTTCACTTTGACAAGTTAGTGGAATCATATGAGGACAACGAAGTGGGAGTAGTGGTTTTGCTGTACAATCCAATTTAACTTTAAACTGAATCAGGCTCGCCAATCACACCAACCATTTGTCAAAGTTCAAGATTTCTCAAAATTTTCTCAGACACAAAACGATCATAATACAATAATTTTCCTACCAAATTAATGTTGTCTTTACATATGCTCATGACCATGATAAAGTTTTGTATCTGACAAGTTCCATGATAAAGTCTCGCCAATCATACCAACCATTCTAAGTGTTAATTCATTAAGATCGGTTATTTTTCCATCTTCAACTGAAGTACCATCTTCTCACCCTAAATTTTATtcataaacaaaaaatataaaccCATGATCAAACGGGGGGCATATAAAAATATGCAAACTCAttctatttaaaatatttattaataataataactcGCTTGAAGTTGTGAAAGTAAGAGTCAAAAGCAAGAAACTGGGAACTTGAAGaacgaaaagaaaaaaaaaaggttaggAATGACTTTGTCTACCGTGGATTGAGATTtcaagttaaaaaaaagttacCGCAAATTAATTTTAGGATATAAGAGTATATTGCAAATAATATATACTGAATGTTAGTAGTAAAAATATGGTTCATGAGTGGATAAGTTTTTAACATGATCAAATTAATTACTCATGAAGAATGATGAATAACATCATTAGGAATTAGGGTAAGTAAAAGAGAAAACAGAGCTTATAAttagttacaacttacaacGTAGTAACAAAGAACGATTCTGCAAGCTTGGGAGCTGAGATGCAGTATATTAATTCTAAGTCCAAAGATCCAATACATTCTGTTGAGTACTACGAAGAGGTGTACGAAAAGTAGCTAGAAAGATTCTATGTATCTGATCTATTGTTCCCCAGTTTGTTAAACGTATATTCATACATACTTTATAGCTTCATTAATTAATAATGAAGGATCAACACAAACAAAGCCTATATATGGCTAAGAACACTTTACAGACACTTCAATTTCATGTTCTTAATTAGTTCATTTTTCATCCAGCTCAACTATTGTCCTTTTCAGAAAGAAAGAGCTAAGATGTGTAGATAAACATGCACGTTTATCAATCCCTGATGATCCCcaggaaaaaaaatggaaaagaaatAGTGACAGCCGTGATGATACAGATAGATACTTAACCCAAAAAGAAGTCAGAATTTTGATTAACAGAATGTCAGAATCTAAATTAAAAGGATTGGTAAAAAACATTGAAACACGAGATCAGTTTGTTAGAAATtctgaaaaaaattaatcaatttcaATAGAGACAAAATTGAACACCTTGTTTTTACTAATTATTCTTACCGTCGTCGGTAACCATAAGACTAATATATATATTCGAGACTTGGGAATTACAATA
This portion of the Lotus japonicus ecotype B-129 chromosome 3, LjGifu_v1.2 genome encodes:
- the LOC130749486 gene encoding uncharacterized protein LOC130749486, producing MEMESNAPAVAKRVWSMVRVVYFMLRKGILKGKLMMDLKNIMLRRRGKLAGKAIANLMFHHNHGGATTTSHPQFSASREYEFSCSNTPNYNFFSTGKRNRHSNHHNNHFFTSAHVPPRQDDEAVTANAVKAVLEMLNSDTEVFYSPALPGKVRQLRVTDSPFPLREAEDEKDNQVDKAAEEFIKRFYKDLRKQD